A region from the Clavibacter sp. A6099 genome encodes:
- a CDS encoding M16 family metallopeptidase, protein MSRAVELPLDLPELTVQSTGGARVRRSVLPSGVRILSEDVPGSRSATIGMWVAVGSRDEQPGDLGSTHFLEHLLFKGTPSRTALDIAVSFDAVGGEHNAVTAKEYTCYYAKVQDRDLGMAVDVLADMVTSSLIDAEEFETERGVILEELAMADDDPGDVVSERFFEAVLGDHPLGRPIGGSPEDIEAAERDAVVAHYRRNYRPQDLVITAAGSVDHDALVARVTTGLERAGWDLSVAAAPVARRTGATPVITRGSDLVVVDRPIEQTNILLGVPGLAASDDRRPALAMLNSVLGGGMSSRLFQEVREKRGLAYSVYSFGASYSDAGVFGLYAGCTAAKTEQVSRLMVEEFRKLAEEHVTEEELSRAFGQLSGQSALALEDSDTRMSRLGRSEITTGEYVDLDETLVRLSRVTAEDVRALASDLISRPLSIAAVGTVGADAFAPLLETPALL, encoded by the coding sequence ATGTCCCGCGCCGTAGAACTCCCCCTCGACCTCCCCGAGCTCACCGTGCAGTCGACGGGCGGCGCCCGTGTCCGGCGGTCCGTCCTGCCGTCCGGCGTCCGCATCCTCAGCGAGGACGTGCCCGGCAGCCGCAGCGCCACGATCGGCATGTGGGTCGCGGTCGGCTCGCGGGATGAGCAGCCGGGCGACCTGGGCTCCACGCACTTCCTCGAGCACCTCCTCTTCAAGGGCACCCCGTCGCGCACGGCACTCGACATCGCCGTGTCGTTCGACGCGGTCGGCGGCGAGCACAACGCCGTCACCGCCAAGGAGTACACCTGCTACTACGCCAAGGTGCAGGATCGCGACCTCGGGATGGCCGTCGACGTGCTGGCCGACATGGTCACCTCCAGCCTCATCGACGCCGAGGAGTTCGAGACCGAGCGCGGGGTCATCCTCGAGGAGCTCGCCATGGCGGACGACGACCCGGGCGACGTCGTCAGCGAGCGATTCTTCGAGGCCGTGCTGGGGGATCACCCGCTCGGCCGTCCCATCGGCGGCAGCCCCGAGGACATCGAGGCCGCCGAGCGCGACGCCGTCGTCGCGCACTACCGCCGCAACTACCGCCCGCAGGACCTCGTCATCACGGCGGCGGGCTCCGTGGACCACGACGCCCTCGTCGCACGCGTCACCACCGGCCTCGAGCGCGCCGGCTGGGATCTCTCGGTCGCGGCGGCCCCCGTCGCGCGCCGCACCGGTGCCACGCCGGTCATCACGCGCGGCAGCGACCTCGTCGTCGTCGACCGGCCCATCGAGCAGACGAACATCCTGCTCGGCGTGCCCGGCCTCGCGGCGTCCGACGATCGTCGTCCCGCCCTCGCGATGCTCAACTCCGTGCTCGGCGGCGGCATGTCCTCGCGCCTGTTCCAGGAGGTGCGCGAGAAGCGCGGTCTCGCGTACTCCGTCTACTCGTTCGGCGCCTCCTACTCGGACGCGGGCGTGTTCGGCCTCTACGCCGGATGCACGGCCGCGAAGACCGAGCAGGTGTCGCGCCTCATGGTCGAGGAGTTCCGGAAGCTCGCCGAGGAGCACGTCACCGAGGAGGAGCTGTCGCGTGCCTTCGGCCAGCTCTCGGGGCAGTCCGCCCTCGCGCTCGAGGACTCGGACACGCGCATGTCGCGGCTCGGCCGGTCGGAGATCACCACCGGCGAGTACGTCGACCTCGACGAGACGCTCGTCCGCCTGTCCCGCGTCACCGCCGAGGACGTCCGCGCCCTGGCGTCCGACCTCATCTCCCGACCGCTCTCGATCGCCGCCGTGGGAACCGTCGGCGCCGACGCGTTCGCCCCGCTGCTCGAGACCCCCGCGCTCCTGTAG
- a CDS encoding aldo/keto reductase, giving the protein MTTSPPSASDVVPASQPRRRRGGSLVPRLSRPTGATTRPGGIVETTVQAAGAIVLEAAAAGPGLRTGGSIPQPARRRAIGDTDLRVFPLALGGNVFGWTAGAEDASAILDRYQEAGGNFIDTADSYASGRSEHMIGAWMRERRNRDSMVVATKIGKSEDFPGLGASRIERAVDASLSRLGTDFIDLLYFHWDDIDVPLEESLAAAGRLIASGKVRHLAASNYAAERLLHARIMGGLYDAPRFVALQTHYNLVNRAPYESAFLDVVRGQQLAVMPYFALANGFLTGKYRTRASVREGARGARAAKYLTRRGLRVLTALDEIAEHHSTSVATIALAWLLAKPGIVAPVASASRPEQVHDLVQAAHVQLSRHDVARLDRASE; this is encoded by the coding sequence GTGACGACGTCCCCTCCCTCCGCCTCCGACGTCGTGCCCGCATCCCAGCCGCGGCGCCGTCGCGGGGGATCGCTCGTCCCGCGCCTCTCGCGCCCCACCGGCGCGACGACCCGGCCCGGCGGCATCGTCGAGACCACCGTCCAGGCCGCCGGCGCCATCGTCCTCGAGGCCGCCGCCGCGGGGCCCGGCCTGCGCACCGGCGGGAGCATCCCGCAGCCGGCCCGCCGCCGCGCCATCGGCGACACCGACCTCCGCGTCTTCCCGCTCGCGCTCGGCGGCAACGTCTTCGGCTGGACCGCCGGCGCGGAGGACGCATCCGCCATCCTCGACAGGTACCAGGAGGCGGGCGGCAACTTCATCGACACCGCCGACTCCTACGCGAGCGGCCGCAGCGAGCACATGATCGGCGCGTGGATGCGCGAGCGCCGCAACCGCGACTCCATGGTCGTCGCCACGAAGATCGGCAAGAGCGAGGACTTCCCCGGGCTCGGCGCCTCCCGCATCGAGCGCGCCGTCGACGCCAGCCTGTCGCGGCTCGGCACGGACTTCATCGACCTCCTCTACTTCCACTGGGACGACATCGACGTGCCGCTCGAGGAGAGCCTCGCCGCCGCCGGTCGCCTGATCGCGTCGGGCAAGGTCCGGCACCTCGCGGCGTCGAACTACGCGGCCGAGCGCCTGCTGCACGCGCGGATCATGGGCGGCCTGTACGACGCGCCGCGGTTCGTCGCCCTGCAGACGCACTACAACCTCGTCAACCGCGCGCCCTACGAGTCGGCGTTCCTCGACGTCGTCCGCGGTCAGCAGCTCGCGGTGATGCCGTACTTCGCGCTCGCCAACGGGTTCCTGACGGGCAAGTACCGCACGCGCGCCTCCGTGCGCGAGGGCGCCCGCGGGGCGCGGGCCGCCAAGTACCTCACCCGTCGCGGCCTCCGCGTGCTCACCGCCCTCGACGAGATCGCGGAGCACCACTCGACGAGCGTCGCGACGATCGCGCTGGCGTGGCTCCTCGCGAAGCCGGGCATCGTCGCGCCTGTCGCGAGCGCGAGCCGACCGGAGCAGGTGCACGACCTGGTGCAGGCGGCGCACGTGCAGCTCTCGCGCCACGACGTGGCCCGTCTCGACCGCGCGTCCGAGTAG
- a CDS encoding YbhB/YbcL family Raf kinase inhibitor-like protein: MPNDPLHRLPDAAPFHLTSPDFADGAALPQSARGAGQGGEDRSPTLTWTGAPAATRSYVLTAYDPDAPTGSGFWHWAVRGIPASITALPAGAGDPESGLLPDGAVTLHNDARATGFFGATPPAGHGTHRYFFTVTALDVESLDIPEGATPAMLGFLMLPHVIGRAQLMGTAINVGD, from the coding sequence GTGCCCAACGACCCGCTTCACCGCCTGCCGGACGCCGCCCCCTTCCACCTCACCAGCCCCGACTTCGCCGACGGGGCAGCGCTGCCCCAGTCCGCGCGCGGTGCCGGGCAGGGCGGCGAGGACCGGTCCCCCACCCTCACGTGGACGGGCGCGCCCGCCGCGACCCGCAGCTACGTGCTCACCGCGTACGACCCCGACGCCCCGACCGGGAGCGGGTTCTGGCACTGGGCGGTGCGCGGGATCCCCGCGTCCATCACGGCGCTGCCCGCCGGCGCCGGCGATCCTGAGTCGGGTCTCCTGCCCGACGGCGCCGTGACCCTGCACAACGACGCGCGCGCGACGGGCTTCTTCGGGGCGACGCCGCCCGCGGGTCACGGCACGCACCGCTACTTCTTCACCGTCACCGCGCTCGACGTGGAGTCGCTGGACATCCCGGAGGGCGCGACCCCCGCGATGCTCGGCTTCCTGATGCTCCCCCACGTGATCGGGCGCGCCCAGCTCATGGGAACCGCGATCAACGTCGGGGACTGA